The stretch of DNA CAAAGGGTTAGGAGCTGGAGCTAATCCCGAAATTGGCGAAAAAGCTGCCCTAGAGGATCGTGATCGGATTGCGGAAGCACTCCGAGGCTCCGACTTGGTATTTCTTACCGCTGGAATGGGTGGCGGGACAGGTACTGGTAGTGCTCCTGTAATTGCTGAAATTGCCCGTGAGCTTGGTGCCCTAACCGTTGCTGTAGTTACCTCGCCATTCGCCTTCGAAGGTCCCCGTCGCCAACGAGCGGCCGAGGAGGGTCTCCATCGCTTAGAAGACAAGGTGGATGCTTTAATAGTGGTAGAAAATCAACGCCTTCTATCAGCTCTGGATCGCAAGGTCACGCTAACAGACGCTTTCCGCGTTGCTGACCGGGTTTTATACCATGGAGTCCGCGGTATAAGTGACGTAATTAACGTACCGGGGCTTATAAACGTTGATTTCGCCGATGTAAAAACCTTGCTCTCGGGTGCCGGTACCGTTCTTATGGGTATTGGGTCAGGCCGGGGTGAAAAACTTGCAGAAGAAGCAGCTCTTTCAGCCACGCATAGCCCGTTACTCG from Trueperaceae bacterium encodes:
- a CDS encoding cell division protein FtsZ, which codes for MNENAVIRVVGLGGGGNNAVNRMIETGMRGVEFFAANTDAQVLATSLADTRIQMGDHLTKGLGAGANPEIGEKAALEDRDRIAEALRGSDLVFLTAGMGGGTGTGSAPVIAEIARELGALTVAVVTSPFAFEGPRRQRAAEEGLHRLEDKVDALIVVENQRLLSALDRKVTLTDAFRVADRVLYHGVRGISDVINVPGLINVDFADVKTLLSGAGTVLMGIGSGRGEKLAEEAALSATHSPLLARGVEGAHHLLINITGSEELTLFDSTEIVEKISEATEVDDPNVLFGVTYDEDAGDEVRVTVIAAGFDHSPQMKVVRPPKFPNKGREAYDPSNYDIPAFLRYNPEGEEN